ATGGAGCTTTTACTTGAATAGTGTTTAATGGGGTGTGATGGATGTAGGATCATCTTTTGCTGtctacacgttttttttttttttttttttttttttttggtcaaaACTGAGCATTACTTTGTGAGACAGGATTGTGTTAACATGCTGGTGGGACATAAGCCACAGTCCACAAGAGAGTAGGCCACACTTTGCGAAACAGTATTTTATAAAGCATAATGTGTAGCAGATTCATGAGTGAGGTGTACAATTACATGTGATGTAGCCAACATTTATCCATCTTAGTTGTCAAGGCTTTCTACTCAGAAAAGAAGTTACTCACATGCCTCTGTAAACTATAAACCATGGTAGTGTTCATCAACTGATGCTTTTTTTATGAGAAGGTGGGTTTGTTggctccagtgtgtgtgtgtgtgtgtgtgtgtgtgtgtgtgtgtgtgtgtgtgtgtgtgtgtgtgtgtgttcacttagTTAACAACACTCCATTGTAACACATCAGAATCAATTACAGTTTGTTTACTGGTATAACCTAAATTATAAAGTGAAAGTAAAAGTGATCTGTGGCTATGAATTACAATTTACTCCCTTCACCACATTAAAACAACCCAGTCTCTCAACATACATACTCACTTTTGACAAAATCACATgttctcgctggcctaaaccttcagaaggcttatggacctgatgggctccctcctattgttctccgaaactgtgcctccgtgcttgcaccttgcctagtcaaactctttcagctctgtctgtcaacatctacctttccttcttgctggaagtttgcctacattcaatctgttcctaaaaagggtgactgttctaattcctcaaactaccgtcctattgctttaatttcctgcctttctaaagttttttaatctatcctcaacaggaagattcttaaacatctatcacttcacaaccttctatctgatcgccagtatgggttctgtcaaggccgctatactggtgatcttctggctttccttactgagtcttggtcatcctcttttagagattttggtgaaacttttgcttttgccttggacatatcaaaaacttttgatagagtctggcacaaagctttgatttccaaactaccctcctacagcttctctccttctctctgtaatttcatctcaagtttcctttctgaccgttctattgctgctgtggtagatggtcactgttctaaatctattaacagtggtgttcctcagggttctgtcctgtcacccactctcttcttattattcattaatgatcttctaaaccaaactcctacgctgatgatacataccaccctgcacttttccacgtcttttcatagacgtccaacccttcaggaggtaaacatatcacgcagggaagctacagaacgcttgacttctgatctttctaaaatttctgattgtggcagagcaaacttggtattgttcaatgcctcaaaaactcaattcctccatctatcaactcgacacaaccttccagacaactatcccctcttcttcaatgacactcaactgtccccctcttctacactgaacatccttggtctgtcctttacttataatctgaactggaaacttcacatctcatctctagctaaaacagcttctatgaagttaggcattctgagacgtctccgccagtttttctcacccccccagctgctaactctgaacaagggccttatccgtccatgtatggagtgtgcttcatatgtctgagggggttccactcatactgctcttctagacagggtggaatcaaaagctttttgtctcaactcctctcctctaactgattgtcttcagcctctctctcactgccacaatgttgcatctctagctgtcttctaccgctattttcatgctaactgctcttgctaactgcatgcctcccctcctcccgcggccttgctgcacaagactttcttctttctctcacccctattctgtccacctctctaatgcaagagttaaccagtactctcaatcattcatccctttccctggtaaactctggaactccctgcctgcttctgtatttccaccttcctatgacttgaattccttcaagagagaggtttcaagacacttattcatcaatttttgaccactgctttgacccttttatgggactggcatttcagtgggcattttttttgattggatttttgttgcccttggctagtgtcctttctacataaaaaactgCAGGAGATGGCAGTACACCAGTCACACTCCATTAAGCACTAGTCATCTACACCTGTACTCAAGCAATGCTCAGTTGATGGGTGAACTATCAAGTGAATAATCAAAAACAGTTTGCAAAAGACAACTAATCTGAAGGTTGTGTacaaattggaaaaaaaaaaaaaaaaaaaaaacctgttgaACATATCACATCAAGAATTTTTTGACATCCACTGTAGTTCTGAAGAGGAAGCATTTAAGATAGAATGTTGGATGAACTCATGCCACATTCATTTTAGTATTATGAACACATAGTATAGATGGATGGTTTGTAATATTTTTAGAGATGTAGGCACATTTATTATGGCTTTGTTGTTTGATTATTATGTCAGTTATCTACTCTCAGTCCTCTATTTTATAGAATTGAATTATCTTACACTGGAATTTATGAAATAATGGGCTTGCTTTGGAATTAAAAGCCCTTTATAATGAAggattattgtgtgtgtgtgtgtgtgtgtgtgtgtgtgtgaaaaaatatGGCACCCTTGAGCTTACTTTGTGACTATCAACCCTTTAATATGTCATTGTTGGtcaatttttctctccttaagAGAAAATCCTTTCCTGATCCACACTAgttctatgaaaaaaaaaaaaattatcattgaTACATGTCATATATCATTATAGAACATCATATTTTTCCATGTTAAATGACTATCTGAGGAGTGCTGATGAACTGGGTCAGTTAATTACACTCTTCCACTGGCATTGTTCTTACAGCATCATGTGAGATGTGCATAGAAAGCAGCTATAAactatgaaaataaagagacaGATACTGATACAGGGATGTGGAAGTGCAATACATGCAAGCAAGTGTAGCAATGACTAACATTACCTAGTCAAACAGATGCACTTGGCAAAGTATCATCCACCAAGCCCTTTAAATTAATAAGGGGAAATGACTGGTTTAGGGTTTCTTTTTAATCTCATGTAATATGTTTTTCATATATCACTTTTTCTCACTCTGAAATTGGAAATTACACATACTTTAACTTTGACTGACCATGGAGATGTGAAATGATATGTTGTGACTAGTTTTATGGAGGACTGTATTATCATTTTAAAAGATGCCCTGTCATCACCATATTTCAGTGTCATTTGTAGGCGATTCTACTTTCTTTACCATGCCAACAATGCGAGGTTTTGTGTCATTTAATTTACTTCTTGGAGTTAAACCACTATGAGCCACTCTAATTTCATCCtccgtcttgttttctttgcttttgaCCTCTCGTGGGGTTTTCAGCTCTTGCAGCAGTGCTGGATTGACCATGACTTGAGCTCCATAAAATCTCCGCTGACCTAAATTAGGATTAGTGACTTGACCTGGACTAATGGGACGCTTTACTGCCAGGCTCTTGCCCTGACCCATAAAGTTCTTCCTTGATAGGCAGTGAAAAGGTCTACCAGTGTTGCCTCTAGGACCATAAACTGTAGTGTTATTAACTAGTGGTAAATTACTATCTCTAAAATCATCCACACTGTTCAAGCCTTCAACACGACGAAAGAAATTGTTGGTTGCTTCAGCAAGAGGAGTCGTAGCTAGTTTGTAGCTGTTATTTCTTTGAAAAGGGCTGTTATTCCCCATTCGAACATTTCTTAAAGGACTTGCCTCCATATTTCTCCTCTGCAATCCTAATTTATCCTGATTAGAGTGTGGCAAAGTAAAAGGCTGATGGGTGGCCAAGCGGGCATGGGCCAAAGCTAAGAGCACACGATCAGTAGAAGGATCTAGGTCACTAGCTACGGGAGATGCCTGTGCACTAGCAAATTGTGTACCTGGATCAGTGCGTAGGTGTTGGTGAGTGAAGGCCTCAGTGCCGTGGACACCTCGATGAGGACTGGAGGTGATGGGGCCCTGTACAGGGGTGGGTGCACGAGAAGTGGTGTCTCCAGGGGTGTATCCCTGTGAGTTTTGTGAGCGCTGACCACTTTTACTACTAGACTGACTGCCCTGAGAAGTTTGTGCAGCTGCTACCATCTGCTGTGGAGTTGCTCCTGATGAGACCTGTCCCTGAACATGCACATAGGCCCCTGCCCGTTGACTTCTTGGAGACATAGGTGCTCCTTGAGAGGCCATGATTACACTCCCAGAGGTCACTCCTGCCTGAGAGAGTGGCTGGGCTTGGGattgtgatggaggaggaatgtgCTGACGTGCTTGCTGGAGCTCTTGATGGGTTTGATATATTGGCTGTTGCAGCAtaatttgttgttgctgcagttgCATTTGAGCTTCATCTTTTGTTTGATATAAATATTGTTGCTGTAAGTGTTGCTGTTgcaactgttgttgttgcaactGTTGCAACTGTTGCTTTTGCAGCTGTTGCTGTTGGAGTTGCtgtagttgctgctgctgtataACTCTTTGAGCCTCTTGACGTGTTTGATAaatctgttgctgctgctgttgtaaaAGCTGCATTTGTGCCTCTTGTCGTGCTTGTAGaatttgctgctgctgttgcttgaGTTGCTGTTGCTGTGTTGTTCCATATATACTGTTGGAACTTCCTGACACACTTGAAATTTGCTTATCAGAGATTGGTACTTCATCTTCACCTTTTGCATTAACACCACTTTGCTTCTGATTGCTCGGTGACTGaggttgttgtgttgtttgttgtaaCCTCTGCTGTGGAAGAGACTGAGGTGTGCGTGTCATGGATGCCTGCATCGGCACAGGGGATGGAGCAGGAGCTGTGTTAAGGGGGTCAGATTTAGGTTGTATCTTGACAGACATGTGAGGTGATGCAGTTTGTTTAGATGAAAGTAAAACAGATTGTGGTGATGCACCGGACAACATTTGAGAGGATGTAGGCATTTGTGTTGAGAGTGACTGGGATGACTGTACTGGGTGAGGCTGTGTTGCTTGTATTGGATGAGGATGTGATGACACTGGATGTGGTTGTGAAAGTATTGGGTGAGGTTGTGTTGAAACTATGTGAGGTTGTGAAGGCAATGATGACTGATGCTGTAGGGGGGGGTGGGCTTGTGGTGCCTGATGAGTCTGTGATGGCAGTATTGTTTGAGATTGTGCTGGAAGAACTGAGTGAGGTTGTCCTGGAAGAACTGGATGAGGTTGTGATGCGAGTGTAGGATGTAGTTGTGGTGAAGGAGCTGCATGAGGCTGAGATGTGAGGGGTAAAGAAGACTGTGCTTGGAGTGCTGAGTGAGGCTGTGATataagagaaggatgaggctgTGACAAAGGAACTGGATGAGATGCTGCAGGAAGCACTGAATGTGGTTGTGTTGAAAATGGTAGATGAGActgttgtgatgatgatgaatggagTTTGGAAAGCAATGTTGTTTGCTGGTGGGAAGGGGGAGCTGAACTTGCTGTAGATATTGATGTCGGTTGTGAAGTACCTGGGGGTTTATGAGTAGAAATTGACATTGATGGAGTAGTTGTCACTGATGAAGAATGTGTGCTTTGAGATGCAACAGGAAGAAACTGTTTGGGGTGAGAAACCCCTGCTGGTCCAGGAGGTACATGTGTTGCTGAATGTGGAAGGGGCTGCTGGGGTCTTTGTGCCATTGGATGAGGCAATGTTGATGTTTCAGTATTAACAACagtggaggtaggaggaggtggCAGTGGAGTGTGCTGTATACTGCTTGATGCTCCAGATGCTGAAGGTTTGATGTGTGCTGTACTAGGAACAGTTGAGCTGACAGTACCTCCCACTGCCTGAGTTTGTGTAGAACTTGTAACCTGTGGCTTTATGTATGGTCCTGGTTCAAAGGAGGAGTGACCCTTGCGACGTGGGAGACTGTCTGATGAGTAAACTACCTTACCATCAGAGTTCAGGGTTACTCTGGCACCAGCTTTAGCAGGATtagctttcctcctttctagGGAGTTAGTTGGAGTGATAACAACATTTTGCTTCACACTGGATGGCACAGCACTGAAGGGGTGAGCAGTTGTGGTTGTAGGTGGTGGCAATTCTTTATACGATATGAGTTCAGAACTATATATCTGTCCTTTTTCACCCTgagctttttgtttttcttcttttgatgttTGCCTCTGTAGTTCAGTATTTTGAGAATCATCACTTTCTTGTGataatcttttctctctttcagctTGTTTGACCAATGATGGCCGTATCAAAACAGGTTGGTCAGGATCAGGCCGAGAAGGGGCAGATACAGCTGCAGTGTGCATGATGCCCTTGAGGTGGGCATTGATATCACCATCCTTGCCCCGGGGTATGACAGTAAGTGTTGGAGTGTAACCATGGGATACCACAGGAACTTTTCCTCCAGAGTCTTTCTCAGAAGTACTATCATCTACTGCACTCTTCCCACCACTAATAGCACCAACACTTCTTGCACCACCACTTTTTGCACCACTGTTCTGGAATGACAGCATTTTGGCAGTAACACCATGAGATTGCCCTTGACTGACAAGGGAACCCAGAAGTCCCTGAGGAGGTGCTTGTTGCCCTTGATTGTCAATTTGTGACCCTGAACTCTCCCTGGATAGTGGAATATTTCCAGACCTAACACTCTCATCATCACTCTGGGGAGGTGTTATAACACACATTGATGGTATCCGACTGGAATTGATTGTAGTTTTCACTCGTAGGATCTCTTGCCTATCTGCCTCGAGATCAGACTCGGAACACTCCATCTCTGGAGAAGGCAAGCTAGGCTGGCGTGGACTTGTTGGTTCAGTGGGAGAACTGGATGTTTCACgaccactgtcaccatcacggGAACTTTTGCTGTCGCCATCCTGACTGCTAGTCTTGTCTGGCAGTTCAGCTGCCACATCTTCACGTGAAGATGTAGATCCATTTACGTGAATCACAGTTATTacactttctctgttttcttgtttcctttccaaaGAGCTCACCCTCTGAGGTGGCTTTGGTGGAGTCTTTTTCTCTGGGTTCCTCATAACTACAGTTCCAATACTGGCAGAGCTGTTTGTAGTGCCGGTACTTCCTTTCCCAAAAAGTTCGTACTCACTCTCAGCTAGCTTGTTTCCTTCATAACTGACGGAGCGGATACCACTGTCTATATGGAAGGAAGTGTAGTAGCCTTCAGTGTCACATGAGTAAGCTGAACCAGTGTCATCATCTAGGAATGGGATATCCTGTATATCTTGAGTTGGGGTTAAAGTGCCATCACTGGTGTGGGAGGAAGTTGAGGGCAGATCATCGGTTGTTCTGGAGTTTGTTCGCAGGTTACTTGAAGGAGATGATGATCGAACATGCAGAGACCTGAGAATAGAATAACTATAAACAATTTGCTAAACcaatttaattaaaaaattaTAATGCATTTTGAGGCCTTGTGTAATATCAGGTATATCAGAACAGATAAGCTCAAGGACAGAAAATCTGTTTATTGAGGGACATTTcttaaaaggatgaaaaagattaCTTTACTAAAGTAATCCTTCACTAAAATACTGAAGATCTCAAAATCATTACTTCAAATTGAGTATGTAATACAAATGAAGTGTCCAGAACAGAACCCGATAACAAAATGCCAGTTGACACATACGAAGCAGCTTCTAAGTACTTGAAACTTAGATCATCCAGGCACCAAGGAGTGGTAGGACTACAGTTGTGTGAATGCTACGATACTGATTATATTTATCTATGAGTATTTATGGAGTGTCCTTTACATCCTGAACTGCACCCATATCTTTTTAAATCCAAGCTTTCTATCTATTGGTGAATGCCTTTTGCTAATACTATATTCTCATTTAGTTTATTTCAATTAAATTATCTTTCTAAGGAGAAGTTTCGTTTCTTTTAAGCCTTGTGCAAGGTTCTGGGTGTGAATGTAATAGGTAAACTGAATATGATTAGCctttgagtttgtgtgtgaaCATACACCAGTTTTAATGCAATAATGACCCACCAAGAAGCAGGAGTATATAGCAAAGGCAAAGTGTGTTACCTGCAATTGTGTTTATAAATGGAGTTCTTATGCTAATGTCAATATCAGTCAGCATATCTATATTTACCATATATCTATATTTACCAGTGTGTCTATATTATACCTTGGAAAATGTACAAGTTTTCAAAGTAACCCTTGTTGAATAAAAAGTATTCAAAACTGTACTGATAATGTGCTCTCTTACTCAGAAGGGATTGAGTCTTGTTCATACGAGGATGTAGGTGATGCCAGTGGCCGATGCTGGTCAGACTCAACAGAGGTTCGAGTGCTGGAAGAAGCTGACCAATTACCAGAAGAGGAGCGAGTGCATTCgtcttttgttccttctctgTTGGAATGCAACCCATTCTCATTAGGCAATTTTATATAATACAATAAGCAATGAATTATAAAAATTTATAAATCATGTGAAGAAATTCTAGACTTATGTCAGTGCTTGAAACGTTATATGTGATAACAATAAAATGTAATTGCTCCACAAACAATCATAcaacacattatatatataaaattaaatgtTATGCAATTTCAGCATAAATAATTACAACAAACCAAGTTTATTTTATGTTTAGTGAAATACTGAACCAGCCAAATAAGACAGTAATTGTTATTCATGCTTGCTGGTGCTCTTTGGATTTCTAGACTGTGACTTTTACTTTGCTTCTATACTAcaatatgctttttttttttttttttttttttttttataccatttCAAGATATTTTCTAAGCTTAGTTTTTGTCACATTATAACATCTTAGTTAATGTATTCAGCTCTCCTTAGTTTATGTATTCAGCTCTCCCTAATTTATGTATTCAGCTCTCCTTAGTTTAAAGTATTCAGCTCTCTTATCTTAATATACGTATATTAATATGCTGAAAAATTATGCCAAATTTGTACAAATGATGCAAACCTAATGACCACAAAGATAGAAACTATTAACGACAGGGTAGAAAACATACTAGGCTGCATTTTCCCACAATACTCAGTTTCCTTAGAAACTATTAATGACAGGGTAGAAAACATACTAGGCTGCATTTTCCCACAATACTCAGTTTCCTTAGTTATTTATAACTAAGTCTTGCTGGTAATAACCATATGCCAGGATAGGAAGGAACAGTTTTCCATTCTTAAGTATATACT
This window of the Scylla paramamosain isolate STU-SP2022 chromosome 1, ASM3559412v1, whole genome shotgun sequence genome carries:
- the LOC135112965 gene encoding histone-lysine N-methyltransferase 2D-like isoform X6, giving the protein MREIDQLRDDGIRSSRYFLCEPVLGDSLKKEKLRKLNLDIETRRQPAPAEDTPPPASFVALREWCSDDETLTEVCLSPVSPSVPARVCPPQKEPAAHKLPSPEQRVLALSLKYPPELVPIDVSGSGFKRLEKFRQSLVHFEYYKGKHRRKRVKRRNTIADTRDVQIALADREAASTSSGRGRSSPRSGSPSSRGGVSFTDRSFDTTETLDTTSNTTKTSSERENHPLSLGIEVCVPALPRNAHTVSRRMARENTFRENELTDKEGAGSSGGNPAPVVGSRQALAPHISEIVKNSKRDTTAEKQRSHLPILTHSPAMNIAVKLREGTKDECTRSSSGNWSASSSTRTSVESDQHRPLASPTSSYEQDSIPSESLHVRSSSPSSNLRTNSRTTDDLPSTSSHTSDGTLTPTQDIQDIPFLDDDTGSAYSCDTEGYYTSFHIDSGIRSVSYEGNKLAESEYELFGKGSTGTTNSSASIGTVVMRNPEKKTPPKPPQRVSSLERKQENRESVITVIHVNGSTSSREDVAAELPDKTSSQDGDSKSSRDGDSGRETSSSPTEPTSPRQPSLPSPEMECSESDLEADRQEILRVKTTINSSRIPSMCVITPPQSDDESVRSGNIPLSRESSGSQIDNQGQQAPPQGLLGSLVSQGQSHGVTAKMLSFQNSGAKSGGARSVGAISGGKSAVDDSTSEKDSGGKVPVVSHGYTPTLTVIPRGKDGDINAHLKGIMHTAAVSAPSRPDPDQPVLIRPSLVKQAEREKRLSQESDDSQNTELQRQTSKEEKQKAQGEKGQIYSSELISYKELPPPTTTTAHPFSAVPSSVKQNVVITPTNSLERRKANPAKAGARVTLNSDGKVVYSSDSLPRRKGHSSFEPGPYIKPQVTSSTQTQAVGGTVSSTVPSTAHIKPSASGASSSIQHTPLPPPPTSTVVNTETSTLPHPMAQRPQQPLPHSATHVPPGPAGVSHPKQFLPVASQSTHSSSVTTTPSMSISTHKPPGTSQPTSISTASSAPPSHQQTTLLSKLHSSSSQQSHLPFSTQPHSVLPAASHPVPLSQPHPSLISQPHSALQAQSSLPLTSQPHAAPSPQLHPTLASQPHPVLPGQPHSVLPAQSQTILPSQTHQAPQAHPPLQHQSSLPSQPHIVSTQPHPILSQPHPVSSHPHPIQATQPHPVQSSQSLSTQMPTSSQMLSGASPQSVLLSSKQTASPHMSVKIQPKSDPLNTAPAPSPVPMQASMTRTPQSLPQQRLQQTTQQPQSPSNQKQSGVNAKGEDEVPISDKQISSVSGSSNSIYGTTQQQQLKQQQQQILQARQEAQMQLLQQQQQQIYQTRQEAQRVIQQQQLQQLQQQQLQKQQLQQLQQQQLQQQHLQQQYLYQTKDEAQMQLQQQQIMLQQPIYQTHQELQQARQHIPPPSQSQAQPLSQAGVTSGSVIMASQGAPMSPRSQRAGAYVHVQGQVSSGATPQQMVAAAQTSQGSQSSSKSGQRSQNSQGYTPGDTTSRAPTPVQGPITSSPHRGVHGTEAFTHQHLRTDPGMLYGSQRSLQSVGLIPEGRGAGPSQQPPRPISTSPPPYSDHHHSLTDSDIYGRIGMTRHVQVGGTLPAGFGRHQRGYNSLPPSRRQSYVPQTVEEQQLFLQQQQQHQQLTRRSSVASYTAGMDTRDGQRPAASNPSTPEKVLDKKEKSSKKEKDKDKKKKEAKTEKSPKKKWFWTLPLRRKKKNKEESTEDDDGGFKAASEKGARKLLPRDDSSFIRYPSPDTASSDMNSSYSSEMSGDHSYRSSPSSEVYYYSQRAQQQTMHLHQQQQQQQQQQQQQQQKQQQQQGGGLGPRSLPTTPVSPPDNSQSSFVSVNSASQGVMSDVTDLTVTDLSRGRRYMSREELYAAMRHPQYYNYHRGTMTSHTSDYSGQKSTPTPSRSTSPAVFGVSPLPPYTVRPQAQNLYGAWPPDQATNQHQSGGSLRDQPAGQQMISESHSEDTSPTTDVEPPEAYQDLSTSEGLSLLESQGRLSPRKPPCGQESPQNQQNQQSQQNQQAQQGNQSTPKQTSRGDFKKMILNKSMSSAGGNHRISAVEMLKASRPGIYGYSPPPAPVVKPPQPSPSPSRGEGVIIPPSSRNTARALLFQSRFGSGRRFRTPKTEIISTTILEDHGGEVVEQEEEEDEEEEEDSGSDSPEHSSLQNVRGPLARAYSEPCASSNTKATSPSISPVDEIAHSTPNTTLEQLPQPPDVSLITPDTVPELLPSEKDKENDEKESMETAL
- the LOC135112965 gene encoding histone-lysine N-methyltransferase 2D-like isoform X4, encoding MSSMRVCVCVCVFVFVIHKQTTVSSFLRRVVPAQSGRGGGEEGTVGVASHGTQKSEGDLRSFSERQDHYHHTDQATADLFTETSRPPALRSLYDKAHQTPVHIMREIDQLRDDGIRSSRYFLCEPVLGDSLKKEKLRKLNLDIETRRPASFVALREWCSDDETLTEVCLSPVSPSVPARVCPPQKEPAAHKLPSPEQRVLALSLKYPPELVPIDVSGSGFKRLEKFRQSLVHFEYYKGKHRRKRVKRRNTIADTRDVQIALADREAASTSSGRGRSSPRSGSPSSRGGVSFTDRSFDTTETLDTTSNTTKTSSERENHPLSLGIEVCVPALPRNAHTVSRRMARENTFRENELTDKEGAGSSGGNPAPVVGSRQALAPHISEIVKNSKRDTTAEKQRSHLPILTHSPAMNIAVKLREGTKDECTRSSSGNWSASSSTRTSVESDQHRPLASPTSSYEQDSIPSESLHVRSSSPSSNLRTNSRTTDDLPSTSSHTSDGTLTPTQDIQDIPFLDDDTGSAYSCDTEGYYTSFHIDSGIRSVSYEGNKLAESEYELFGKGSTGTTNSSASIGTVVMRNPEKKTPPKPPQRVSSLERKQENRESVITVIHVNGSTSSREDVAAELPDKTSSQDGDSKSSRDGDSGRETSSSPTEPTSPRQPSLPSPEMECSESDLEADRQEILRVKTTINSSRIPSMCVITPPQSDDESVRSGNIPLSRESSGSQIDNQGQQAPPQGLLGSLVSQGQSHGVTAKMLSFQNSGAKSGGARSVGAISGGKSAVDDSTSEKDSGGKVPVVSHGYTPTLTVIPRGKDGDINAHLKGIMHTAAVSAPSRPDPDQPVLIRPSLVKQAEREKRLSQESDDSQNTELQRQTSKEEKQKAQGEKGQIYSSELISYKELPPPTTTTAHPFSAVPSSVKQNVVITPTNSLERRKANPAKAGARVTLNSDGKVVYSSDSLPRRKGHSSFEPGPYIKPQVTSSTQTQAVGGTVSSTVPSTAHIKPSASGASSSIQHTPLPPPPTSTVVNTETSTLPHPMAQRPQQPLPHSATHVPPGPAGVSHPKQFLPVASQSTHSSSVTTTPSMSISTHKPPGTSQPTSISTASSAPPSHQQTTLLSKLHSSSSQQSHLPFSTQPHSVLPAASHPVPLSQPHPSLISQPHSALQAQSSLPLTSQPHAAPSPQLHPTLASQPHPVLPGQPHSVLPAQSQTILPSQTHQAPQAHPPLQHQSSLPSQPHIVSTQPHPILSQPHPVSSHPHPIQATQPHPVQSSQSLSTQMPTSSQMLSGASPQSVLLSSKQTASPHMSVKIQPKSDPLNTAPAPSPVPMQASMTRTPQSLPQQRLQQTTQQPQSPSNQKQSGVNAKGEDEVPISDKQISSVSGSSNSIYGTTQQQQLKQQQQQILQARQEAQMQLLQQQQQQIYQTRQEAQRVIQQQQLQQLQQQQLQKQQLQQLQQQQLQQQHLQQQYLYQTKDEAQMQLQQQQIMLQQPIYQTHQELQQARQHIPPPSQSQAQPLSQAGVTSGSVIMASQGAPMSPRSQRAGAYVHVQGQVSSGATPQQMVAAAQTSQGSQSSSKSGQRSQNSQGYTPGDTTSRAPTPVQGPITSSPHRGVHGTEAFTHQHLRTDPGMLYGSQRSLQSVGLIPEGRGAGPSQQPPRPISTSPPPYSDHHHSLTDSDIYGRIGMTRHVQVGGTLPAGFGRHQRGYNSLPPSRRQSYVPQTVEEQQLFLQQQQQHQQLTRRSSVASYTAGMDTRDGQRPAASNPSTPEKVLDKKEKSSKKEKDKDKKKKEAKTEKSPKKKWFWTLPLRRKKKNKEESTEDDDGGFKAASEKGARKLLPRDDSSFIRYPSPDTASSDMNSSYSSEMSGDHSYRSSPSSEVYYYSQRAQQQTMHLHQQQQQQQQQQQQQQQKQQQQQGGGLGPRSLPTTPVSPPDNSQSSFVSVNSASQGVMSDVTDLTVTDLSRGRRYMSREELYAAMRHPQYYNYHRGTMTSHTSDYSGQKSTPTPSRSTSPAVFGVSPLPPYTVRPQAQNLYGAWPPDQATNQHQSGGSLRDQPAGQQMISESHSEDTSPTTDVEPPEAYQDLSTSEGLSLLESQGRLSPRKPPCGQESPQNQQNQQSQQNQQAQQGNQSTPKQTSRGDFKKMILNKSMSSAGGNHRISAVEMLKASRPGIYGYSPPPAPVVKPPQPSPSPSRGEGVIIPPSSRNTARALLFQSRFGSGRRFRTPKTEIISTTILEDHGGEVVEQEEEEDEEEEEDSGSDSPEHSSLQNVRGPLARAYSEPCASSNTKATSPSISPVDEIAHSTPNTTLEQLPQPPDVSLITPDTVPELLPSEKDKENDEKESMETAL